In one Mustela lutreola isolate mMusLut2 chromosome 8, mMusLut2.pri, whole genome shotgun sequence genomic region, the following are encoded:
- the LOC131839748 gene encoding olfactory receptor 6C2-like yields the protein MIQQFDTVLSVHQGNQTALPTFILLGLTEDPRLKILLFIFLFLSYILSISGNLTIITITLIDSHLKTPMYFFLQNFSFLEISFTTSCVPRFLYNISSGDKSITYNACVSQLLFTDLFAVTDFFLLATMSYDHYVVICKPLHYLNIMSNKVCKNFILFCWVAALMIILPLISLGLGLEFCDSNIIDHFCCDASPLLKISCSDTWLIEQMVIVCAVLTFIITLMCIVLSYIYIIGTILRFPSAQQRKKAFSTCSSHMIIVSIIYGSCIFIYVKPSAKDEVAINKGISLLITSVSPMLNPFIYTLRNKQVKQAFHDSIKKIAFLSKM from the exons atgattcaacaatttgaTACagtactcagtgttcatcaag GAAACCAAACAGCACTACCAACTTTCATCTTGCTGGGACTGACAGAGGACCCTCGACTGAAAATTTTGCTCtttatctttctgtttctttcctacatCCTGAGTATATCTGGAAACctaaccatcatcaccatcactctGATTGATTCCCACCTTAAAACACCaatgtattttttcctccaaaatttcTCCTTCTTAGAAATTTCATTCACAACTTCTTGTGTCCCCAGATTCTTATATAACATATCATCTGGGGACAAGTCTATTACCTATAATGCTTGTGTCAGTCAACTATTGTTTACAGACCTCTTTGcagtaacagatttttttctcctggcCACCATGTCCTATGACCACTATGTAGTCATCTGCAAACCCCTGCATTACCTGAACATCATGAGCAATAAAGTCTGCAAGAACTTCATCCTCTTCTGTTGGGTAGCAGCACTGATGATCATTCTCCCACTAATTAGTCTAGGTTTGGGCCTGGAATTCTGTGATTCAAACATCATTGATCATTTTTGTTGTGATGCATCTCCTCTCCTGAAGATCTCTTGCTCAGACACATGGTTGATAGAACAGATGGTTATCGTCTGTGCTGTGTTGACCTTCATCATCACCCTCATGTGTATAGTTCTTTCCTACATTTATATCATTGGGACCATTCTAAGATTTCCCTCTGCCCAGCAAAGAAAAAAGGCCTTTTCCACTTGTTCTTCCCACATGATTATTGTTTCCATCATTTATGGCAGCTGCATCTTCATTTATGTCAAACCTTCAGCCAAAGATGAAGTAGCTATTAATAAAGGGATTTCACTTCTTATTACTTCTGTCTCACCAATGTTGAATCCCTTTATTTACACACTGAGAAACAAGCAAGTGAAGCAAGCTTTCCatgactcaattaaaaaaattgcatTCCTCTCAAAGATGTAA